One window of uncultured Trichococcus sp. genomic DNA carries:
- a CDS encoding nuclear transport factor 2 family protein: MSQNFENAIRERFEQGFKNWNSGYDAWLDWCETLYEPDAHYNVYSDRLTLQQYKDMMGQLFQAYDIELGEFHNMIVEGEWGAIRYNVYIIDKRTGERIEQKTMEFVKFKENPEPIGARVIEGWALSDKPLSAH, translated from the coding sequence ATGAGTCAGAATTTCGAGAATGCAATCAGAGAGCGGTTTGAGCAAGGCTTCAAAAATTGGAACAGTGGGTACGATGCTTGGCTGGATTGGTGCGAAACGCTTTATGAACCGGATGCGCACTACAATGTCTACAGCGACCGCCTGACTTTGCAGCAGTACAAGGACATGATGGGGCAACTTTTCCAGGCCTATGACATCGAACTCGGCGAATTCCATAATATGATCGTGGAAGGTGAATGGGGTGCCATCCGCTATAACGTCTATATCATCGACAAACGCACCGGTGAACGGATCGAACAGAAAACGATGGAATTCGTCAAGTTCAAAGAAAATCCTGAACCGATTGGGGCACGCGTCATAGAAGGTTGGGCTCTGTCCGACAAACCGTTGTCCGCCCATTGA